The genome window TTTTAGATGGTGTAAGTGAACATATGACTGATTTTGAAGATGATTATACATTTAAAGTAGCAGATTGCAAACCAGTTGATGTGGTTGAAACCTTAAAAGAAAGTGGTGCGGAAATATTACTCAGTTATTTACCAGTTGGTTCTGAAGAAGCTGCAAGGTTCTATGCACAATGTGCTTTAGATGCAGGAATTGCTTATATTAACTGTATGCCAGTATTTATTGTAAGTGATTCAGAATGGGATGCGAAATTCAGAGAAAAGGGACTTCCAACAGTTGGTGATGATATTAAAGCACAAATTGGTGCAACTATTACTCACAGAACTTTAAGTAATTTATTTAAAGAAAGAGGAGTTAAGTTAGACCACACCTATCAAATTAATACCGGCGGAAATACTGACTTTATGAATATGCTAAATAGAAAACGTTTAGACTCTAAAAAAGAATCTAAAACTGAAGCAGTTCAATCAGTACTTGCAGAAAGAATGAATCCTAATGACATTCACATTGGCCCAAGTGATTATGTACCATGGCAAAAAGATAACAAAGTTTGTTTCTTAAGAATGGAAGGTAGAACATTTGGTGATGTGCCAATGGAAATTGAACTTAGATTAAGTGTGGAAGATTCACCAAACTCCGCAGGATGTGTAATTGATGCAATCCGTTGTTGTAAATTAGGCTTAGAAAGAGGAATTGGTGG of Methanobrevibacter olleyae contains these proteins:
- a CDS encoding inositol-3-phosphate synthase produces the protein MSKIKIAVVGIGNCASSLIQGIHYYKDKNPKDAIGLMHWKIGEWDPTDIEVVAAFDIDERKVGKTIDEAIFAKPNCTTIFQAEIPKSDVKVCMGPVLDGVSEHMTDFEDDYTFKVADCKPVDVVETLKESGAEILLSYLPVGSEEAARFYAQCALDAGIAYINCMPVFIVSDSEWDAKFREKGLPTVGDDIKAQIGATITHRTLSNLFKERGVKLDHTYQINTGGNTDFMNMLNRKRLDSKKESKTEAVQSVLAERMNPNDIHIGPSDYVPWQKDNKVCFLRMEGRTFGDVPMEIELRLSVEDSPNSAGCVIDAIRCCKLGLERGIGGQLTSISSYVMKHPPIQFNDDEAAANVEAFINGEIER